The following are encoded together in the Erwinia sp. E602 genome:
- a CDS encoding GPO family capsid scaffolding protein gives MAQNTRKKFKVMTSGATIDGRKTTPDQLRQMAAAYNPTVYGARVNIEHYLSPIPDSTFCAMGDVVALSVEDISEGALAGEVALFAEIEPTARMKTMTDEGKKIYSSVEIHPNFALTNGPYLVGLAMTDTPASLGTDKLKFASEKRAEVIRFSSATAETTLFTPSFDVEIAQENQGRSDNGQAWFSRVMGILGKGQKTDDQRFSQVHQAVEAVAQSQADISDAFSAAEQDNAKVKTEVQKLTSDLAALRQQLEKTPGNFTQRPAATGGNNAQLADY, from the coding sequence ATGGCCCAGAACACCCGTAAAAAATTCAAGGTGATGACCAGCGGCGCGACGATTGACGGCCGCAAGACCACGCCAGACCAGCTGCGCCAGATGGCAGCGGCCTACAACCCGACCGTGTACGGTGCCCGCGTCAACATTGAGCACTATCTTTCGCCGATCCCGGACAGCACCTTCTGCGCGATGGGGGATGTGGTGGCGCTGTCCGTTGAAGATATTTCCGAGGGCGCGCTGGCCGGTGAAGTGGCGCTGTTCGCGGAGATCGAACCCACTGCCCGCATGAAAACGATGACCGACGAAGGCAAGAAGATTTATTCCAGCGTCGAGATCCACCCGAATTTCGCCCTGACCAATGGCCCCTACCTGGTCGGCCTGGCGATGACCGACACCCCGGCGAGCCTGGGCACCGATAAGCTGAAATTTGCTTCTGAAAAGCGCGCTGAGGTGATCCGTTTCTCTTCGGCCACCGCCGAAACGACCCTCTTCACGCCGTCCTTTGATGTGGAAATCGCACAGGAAAATCAGGGGCGCAGCGATAACGGTCAGGCGTGGTTTTCCCGCGTCATGGGCATTCTCGGCAAGGGCCAGAAGACCGACGACCAGCGATTCAGCCAGGTGCATCAGGCTGTTGAAGCTGTGGCGCAGTCGCAGGCTGACATCAGCGACGCATTCAGTGCCGCTGAGCAGGATAACGCAAAGGTTAAAACCGAAGTCCAGAAGCTGACCAGTGACCTGGCCGCGCTGCGTCAGCAGCTGGAGAAGACGCCGGGCAACTTCACCCAGCGACCAGCGGCAACGGGCGGTAACAACGCACAGCTGGCCGATTACTGA
- a CDS encoding phage major capsid protein, P2 family: MENTTRQLFDQYIARQAQLNGVSPAAIAAKFAVDPTVQQRLEAAAQESDTLLSKINVFGVTQQIGQKVLIGSKGPMAGVNNSHTTRRNPGENQQLEPYNYTCRKVNYDYGISYEQMDAWAHQPNFQPLISAAMARQMSLDRIMIGFNGTSYADPSNRVANPLLQDCGIGWLQKIRDEAPHRVISGVTVTSRDEDNKVIAKGTYGNLGAAVYDAKNSLMDEWHKRNPDNVVIIAGDLLTTSNFPAINAMSQTNPNTEMLAGQLIVAQERVGNMPTFIAPYFPVNGVLITPFKNLSMYYQRGGLRRTIIEEPQYNRIATYQSSNDDFVIEDYGNVAFIDGITFAEAAGGQ; this comes from the coding sequence ATGGAAAACACTACCCGTCAACTGTTTGATCAGTACATCGCCCGACAGGCGCAGCTTAACGGCGTGTCGCCGGCGGCTATAGCGGCAAAGTTTGCCGTTGACCCAACCGTGCAGCAGCGCCTGGAGGCCGCGGCCCAGGAAAGCGACACCCTGCTGAGCAAAATTAACGTCTTCGGCGTTACCCAGCAGATCGGCCAGAAGGTGTTGATCGGCAGCAAAGGCCCGATGGCCGGCGTCAACAACAGCCACACCACGCGCCGTAACCCTGGTGAAAACCAGCAGCTGGAGCCGTACAACTACACCTGCCGCAAGGTGAACTATGACTACGGAATCAGCTATGAACAGATGGATGCCTGGGCACATCAACCAAACTTCCAGCCGCTGATCAGCGCCGCGATGGCCCGTCAGATGTCGCTTGACCGCATCATGATCGGCTTTAACGGCACCAGTTACGCCGACCCGTCAAACCGCGTGGCAAATCCTCTGCTGCAGGACTGCGGTATCGGCTGGCTACAGAAAATCCGCGACGAGGCACCGCACCGCGTTATCTCCGGCGTCACCGTCACTTCCCGTGATGAGGACAACAAGGTTATTGCCAAAGGCACCTATGGCAACCTCGGCGCGGCGGTCTATGACGCCAAAAACAGCCTGATGGATGAATGGCACAAGCGTAACCCGGACAACGTGGTGATTATTGCCGGCGATCTGCTGACGACCAGCAATTTCCCGGCCATTAACGCCATGAGTCAGACCAACCCGAACACCGAAATGCTGGCCGGTCAGCTGATCGTGGCGCAGGAACGCGTGGGCAACATGCCGACCTTTATCGCCCCGTACTTCCCGGTGAACGGCGTGCTGATCACCCCATTCAAAAACCTGTCGATGTACTACCAGCGCGGCGGCCTGCGTCGGACGATTATCGAAGAGCCGCAGTACAACCGCATCGCAACCTACCAGTCCTCAAACGATGACTTCGTGATCGAGGATTACGGCAACGTTGCGTTTATCGACGGCATCACCTTTGCCGAGGCCGCTGGCGGCCAGTAA
- the gpM gene encoding phage terminase small subunit: protein MLTPAQKHFQKVMAERHGRTEEQSDTARTAHEQIMHRMRMDQSALRRVQSDQAKAELKRQLLPHYEGWIEGTLEGDGGRQDEVITTLMVWAIDASDYALAVRIGRYVVTHGLAMPDRFNRTAGTLLVDEICDPILVQVKADDTTDVTPYLAMLDEVAEITRSQDMPDVVRAKLHKSRAFALRNGTVAQQAEALELLRQALRLDAGAGVKKEIDRLARVVKKAAADAAASNNPGDSDTGTAGSAAAVTSQTTVTGGEAPTGSDGSTADAGAPDAGTPAADAAADAAANAAAASETAVLATKPPARAPRKTTTAKATTRKTTARKTAARKAAAAPKEQ, encoded by the coding sequence ATGCTGACACCGGCACAAAAACATTTTCAGAAGGTCATGGCTGAACGTCATGGCAGAACCGAAGAGCAGTCTGATACGGCGCGCACCGCGCATGAGCAGATTATGCACCGGATGCGCATGGATCAGAGTGCTCTGCGCCGGGTGCAGTCTGACCAGGCGAAAGCCGAATTAAAACGTCAGCTGCTGCCGCATTACGAGGGCTGGATCGAGGGAACGCTGGAAGGTGATGGCGGCCGCCAGGATGAGGTGATCACCACGCTGATGGTCTGGGCGATTGATGCCAGCGATTACGCGCTGGCCGTGCGCATCGGGCGCTACGTCGTGACCCACGGTCTGGCGATGCCTGACCGCTTCAACCGCACCGCGGGCACGCTGCTGGTTGATGAAATCTGCGATCCGATTCTGGTGCAGGTGAAAGCCGATGACACCACGGACGTCACGCCATATCTGGCGATGCTCGATGAGGTTGCGGAAATCACCCGTAGCCAGGACATGCCGGACGTGGTGCGCGCCAAGCTGCACAAGTCGCGTGCGTTTGCGCTGCGAAACGGCACCGTTGCGCAGCAGGCCGAGGCGCTGGAGCTGCTGCGCCAGGCGCTGCGGCTTGACGCGGGTGCCGGGGTGAAGAAAGAGATCGACCGGCTGGCGCGGGTGGTGAAGAAAGCGGCCGCCGATGCCGCGGCCAGCAACAACCCCGGCGACAGCGACACCGGCACGGCAGGCAGTGCAGCTGCAGTAACGTCACAAACGACGGTGACCGGTGGTGAAGCGCCCACAGGAAGCGACGGGAGTACGGCGGATGCTGGCGCACCTGATGCAGGCACGCCAGCCGCTGATGCTGCCGCTGATGCTGCCGCTAACGCTGCAGCAGCGTCAGAAACGGCGGTGCTGGCCACAAAGCCACCGGCAAGGGCACCGCGTAAAACCACGACGGCAAAAGCGACCACCCGTAAGACCACGGCCCGCAAGACTGCTGCCCGCAAAGCAGCTGCTGCGCCGAAAGAACAATAA
- a CDS encoding head completion/stabilization protein, which translates to MSLVASRKVAPSSEDVPDTDDGGEKVTAGTFWPEVLLSNVRKEMRINGAVTTSRLMQVVTEAVIHAADQLNDWQAEQLAAGHAQLQDVPAMVINGQSAKVYRWHRAVYSIARALLIETFRDVDTTGDAGEKRAAALSSQAADHWRDARWAIADIQGSVRNSAEAF; encoded by the coding sequence ATGAGTCTTGTAGCCAGCCGCAAAGTGGCCCCCTCTTCGGAGGATGTGCCAGACACCGATGACGGTGGAGAAAAGGTCACCGCCGGCACGTTCTGGCCGGAGGTGCTGTTAAGCAACGTGCGCAAAGAAATGCGCATCAACGGCGCGGTTACCACCTCGCGGCTGATGCAGGTGGTGACCGAGGCGGTTATCCATGCTGCTGACCAGCTCAACGACTGGCAGGCGGAGCAACTGGCCGCGGGTCACGCGCAGCTGCAAGACGTGCCGGCGATGGTGATTAACGGCCAGAGCGCGAAGGTCTACCGCTGGCACCGCGCCGTCTACAGCATCGCCAGGGCGTTGCTGATCGAGACCTTCCGCGACGTGGACACCACCGGGGATGCCGGCGAGAAGCGCGCCGCCGCCCTGTCCTCTCAGGCCGCCGATCACTGGCGTGATGCCCGCTGGGCTATCGCTGATATTCAGGGCAGCGTGCGTAACTCTGCGGAGGCTTTCTGA
- a CDS encoding tail protein X, with the protein MKVQALQGDTLDLLCQRHYGTTQGVTEAALEANKGLAGQLWLDAGQLVELPEVSNPAVRETVQLWN; encoded by the coding sequence ATGAAGGTGCAGGCATTGCAGGGCGATACGCTGGATTTGCTGTGCCAGCGGCATTACGGCACCACGCAGGGCGTCACTGAGGCCGCGCTGGAGGCCAATAAGGGACTGGCCGGTCAGCTCTGGCTTGACGCCGGCCAGCTGGTCGAACTGCCCGAGGTCAGCAACCCGGCTGTCAGGGAGACGGTGCAACTATGGAACTGA
- a CDS encoding lysozyme, whose product MKRRIIACSTAAIIALVSTLWPQTLRTSPEAQQKMAKYEDCRKTPYYCPAGVLTVGIGSTGGVQDRLHSEAEIAERWRNDLLRAEKCVDREFNGSAAPQRVFDGMTDGAFNLGCTGLAWYTDKQGKKVRTTLWRNAQAGNWTGVCERLTDFVNAGGRKLAGLVNRRAEFREWCLSDPALQAAR is encoded by the coding sequence ATGAAAAGACGCATCATCGCCTGTTCAACCGCCGCGATCATTGCCCTGGTCTCGACGCTGTGGCCGCAGACGCTGCGCACCAGTCCGGAGGCCCAGCAGAAGATGGCGAAATACGAGGACTGCCGCAAGACCCCGTATTACTGCCCGGCGGGCGTGCTTACCGTCGGTATCGGATCCACCGGCGGCGTGCAGGACAGGCTGCACAGCGAAGCGGAGATCGCTGAGCGCTGGCGCAATGACCTGCTGCGCGCTGAGAAGTGTGTGGACCGGGAGTTTAACGGGTCAGCTGCCCCACAGCGCGTCTTTGACGGCATGACCGACGGCGCGTTTAACCTCGGCTGCACCGGCCTTGCCTGGTACACGGATAAACAGGGCAAAAAGGTCCGCACCACCCTGTGGCGCAACGCGCAGGCGGGAAACTGGACGGGCGTCTGTGAAAGGCTGACGGACTTCGTCAACGCAGGCGGCCGGAAACTGGCCGGGCTGGTAAATCGCAGGGCAGAGTTTCGTGAGTGGTGCCTGTCCGATCCGGCGCTGCAGGCGGCCCGATGA
- a CDS encoding DUF2570 domain-containing protein has product MRALGALCIVLFVLMAAATAGMVWERQQRAAAEKQLTTARGELKQTGDILAEVRALRRDVSEIEAGVKALGQKRNATGETRRENIKTALAGDQCAAAPVPAAVADSLYRRAAEVSAANYSGAFARKPDGKN; this is encoded by the coding sequence ATGAGGGCGCTGGGCGCGCTGTGCATCGTGTTGTTTGTACTGATGGCCGCTGCCACCGCTGGGATGGTATGGGAGCGACAGCAGCGGGCAGCGGCTGAAAAGCAGCTGACAACAGCCCGCGGGGAGCTGAAACAGACCGGCGACATATTGGCCGAGGTACGCGCACTGCGCCGGGACGTCAGCGAGATTGAGGCCGGCGTTAAGGCGCTGGGACAAAAACGCAACGCAACAGGTGAGACCCGCCGTGAAAATATTAAAACCGCGCTGGCCGGTGACCAGTGTGCCGCTGCTCCTGTGCCTGCTGCTGTCGCTGACAGCCTGTACCGGCGCGCCGCAGAAGTCAGCGCCGCAAATTATTCAGGAGCCTTTGCCCGAAAGCCTGACGGTAAAAACTGA
- a CDS encoding phage tail protein, giving the protein MKKAELLRDALIAGNTWCRANPEAITVWVEKVGIETQATGEASFMYSYTIQALATDFPGDVDDLMLPLLGWVWEQQPDLLLNPDSNRKIEFEADIISDDTADFLFRVPVWERVIVTKTGGVVTAEHLSESAMRINSSEWETVFDPASEGNKA; this is encoded by the coding sequence GTGAAAAAAGCTGAACTGCTGCGCGATGCGCTGATTGCCGGGAATACCTGGTGCCGCGCCAACCCGGAGGCGATAACCGTCTGGGTGGAAAAGGTTGGGATCGAGACCCAGGCCACGGGCGAAGCATCTTTTATGTACAGCTATACCATCCAGGCGCTGGCGACAGATTTTCCGGGTGATGTTGATGATCTCATGCTGCCGCTGTTGGGGTGGGTATGGGAGCAGCAGCCCGATCTGCTGCTTAACCCGGACAGTAACCGAAAGATTGAATTTGAGGCCGACATTATCAGCGATGACACCGCCGATTTTCTGTTTCGTGTACCCGTCTGGGAGCGCGTGATAGTCACAAAAACGGGGGGCGTAGTTACAGCGGAGCACCTGTCTGAATCGGCGATGCGTATCAACAGCAGCGAGTGGGAAACGGTGTTTGACCCGGCGTCAGAGGGGAACAAGGCATGA
- a CDS encoding phage virion morphogenesis protein: protein MSDQARFEQLDDVFATILAGIAPAGRLRMARSIGTMLRRSQSQRIGRQEAPDGTKYPKRRRRVLRAQAGISFIWQGETRQLRNWRASRGSRGRMLTGFDTERGAVRSFYREDIERYLDIRVTETRRDTTKTDPMFRRLRTASFMKSRATAEGAEVGFSGVAARIARAHQFGLRDRINDRGAMASYPRRELLGMSKADRLAIARQVIDTLEVR from the coding sequence ATGAGTGACCAGGCACGTTTTGAACAGCTGGATGATGTCTTTGCCACCATCCTCGCGGGCATCGCCCCTGCCGGCCGCCTGCGCATGGCGCGCAGCATCGGCACCATGCTGCGCCGCAGTCAGAGCCAGCGCATCGGTCGCCAGGAAGCCCCGGACGGCACCAAATACCCCAAACGCCGGCGGCGCGTGCTGCGCGCGCAGGCAGGGATCAGCTTTATCTGGCAGGGGGAAACCCGTCAGCTGCGCAACTGGCGCGCCAGCCGTGGCAGCCGCGGGCGGATGCTGACCGGCTTTGACACCGAGCGCGGGGCCGTCCGCTCGTTCTACCGGGAAGACATTGAGCGCTATCTGGATATCAGGGTCACCGAAACCCGGCGCGACACCACGAAAACCGATCCGATGTTTCGCCGGCTGCGCACCGCCAGCTTTATGAAATCCCGCGCCACGGCAGAGGGTGCAGAGGTCGGTTTTTCCGGCGTTGCTGCCCGCATCGCGCGTGCCCATCAGTTCGGCCTGCGCGACAGGATTAACGACCGCGGCGCAATGGCCAGCTATCCGCGCCGTGAGCTGCTGGGCATGAGCAAGGCCGACCGGCTGGCTATCGCCCGCCAGGTTATCGACACGCTGGAGGTGCGCTGA
- a CDS encoding phage baseplate assembly protein V, giving the protein MELPELIRLLENVVRTGTVTEVDEETWRVRVRSGDLEMTWMRWNAQRAGDFSIWIPPSVGEQVWLLCMGGNTNTAIIGGSLYSSENPPPGSSRKTMVVKAPDGATFSYDAEAGALAVAGIKSATISAEVKITLSTPLVECTDLLRAKNLDVTGGGALRGNFTHTGGKFTSNGVQVDNHDHGGVESGGSWTAGTR; this is encoded by the coding sequence ATGGAGCTGCCGGAACTTATCCGCCTGCTGGAAAACGTGGTGCGCACCGGCACGGTGACGGAAGTTGACGAGGAAACGTGGCGGGTGCGGGTGCGCTCCGGCGATCTGGAAATGACGTGGATGCGCTGGAACGCGCAGCGCGCCGGGGATTTCAGCATCTGGATACCCCCATCCGTTGGGGAGCAGGTCTGGCTGCTGTGCATGGGCGGTAACACCAACACGGCGATCATCGGCGGGAGCCTGTACAGCAGTGAGAACCCGCCCCCGGGATCTTCACGTAAAACAATGGTGGTGAAAGCGCCGGACGGCGCGACGTTCAGCTATGACGCAGAAGCGGGCGCGCTGGCCGTTGCCGGCATCAAATCGGCGACCATCAGCGCGGAGGTGAAAATTACCCTCAGCACACCCCTTGTCGAATGCACTGACCTGCTGAGGGCGAAAAATCTGGACGTTACCGGCGGCGGCGCGCTGCGCGGCAACTTCACCCATACCGGCGGGAAATTTACCTCTAACGGCGTGCAGGTCGATAACCACGACCACGGCGGCGTGGAAAGCGGCGGCAGCTGGACGGCGGGGACACGATGA
- a CDS encoding GPW/gp25 family protein, with product MTERYRGMNAVGTGTLTDENHVWQSVNDILLTPVGSRLMRRNYGSLCPDLLDSPQNDVTRMQLMSAAVIALAAWEPRIALDTVDVSYSASGAVTAELTGMLIETLEKSSNTITLRSSTNGDD from the coding sequence ATGACAGAGCGCTATCGCGGCATGAACGCAGTAGGCACCGGCACCCTGACCGATGAAAACCACGTCTGGCAGTCGGTGAATGACATTTTGCTGACGCCGGTCGGCAGCCGACTGATGCGCCGCAATTATGGATCTCTGTGCCCTGACCTGCTGGACAGCCCGCAGAACGACGTAACGCGCATGCAGCTGATGAGCGCGGCGGTGATCGCGCTGGCGGCATGGGAGCCGCGGATCGCCCTGGACACCGTGGACGTGAGCTACTCCGCCAGCGGCGCCGTCACAGCGGAGCTGACCGGCATGCTGATCGAAACGCTGGAGAAAAGCAGCAACACCATCACGTTAAGGAGCAGCACCAATGGCGACGATTGA
- a CDS encoding baseplate J/gp47 family protein, whose amino-acid sequence MATIDLSQLPSPTIIEALDFETILIEVKAVIIAAFPSAQQGTVAAALGLESEPLNVIAQAMAYRELLLRQRINEGAAACMLSHATGDDLDNIAANLDTARLVITPATDTADAVTESDEALRLRAQSAFEGMSVAGPSAAYEFFARSASGKVADAYATSPAPAEVVIAVLSTDGDGTAPAELLAAVSAAVNDEEVRPLGDRVTVQSAEIIGYAIDATLYLYPGPESEPIINAAMASLQAFLAANDKKIGRDIVRSALSASLHVQGVQRVVITSPAADLQISSTQAARNTGYTVDNGGTDE is encoded by the coding sequence ATGGCGACGATTGACCTTTCACAGCTGCCCTCACCGACCATCATAGAGGCGCTGGACTTTGAAACCATCCTGATCGAGGTGAAAGCGGTCATCATCGCCGCCTTCCCGTCTGCACAACAGGGCACCGTGGCGGCAGCGCTGGGGCTGGAGTCGGAGCCGCTGAACGTTATCGCCCAGGCGATGGCATACCGTGAGCTGCTGCTGCGCCAGCGCATCAACGAAGGGGCGGCGGCCTGCATGCTCAGCCATGCGACCGGTGACGATCTGGATAACATCGCCGCGAACCTCGACACCGCGCGCCTGGTCATTACGCCCGCCACCGATACCGCAGACGCGGTAACGGAAAGCGATGAGGCGCTGCGCCTGCGCGCGCAGTCGGCGTTTGAGGGGATGAGCGTGGCCGGGCCGTCGGCGGCCTACGAGTTTTTTGCACGCAGCGCCAGCGGCAAGGTGGCGGATGCATACGCAACCAGCCCTGCACCGGCGGAGGTGGTGATCGCCGTCCTGTCAACGGATGGGGATGGCACGGCACCGGCCGAGCTGCTGGCCGCGGTATCCGCTGCCGTCAACGATGAGGAGGTGCGCCCCCTCGGCGACCGGGTGACCGTTCAGAGCGCGGAGATCATCGGGTACGCCATTGACGCAACGCTGTACCTGTATCCGGGGCCGGAGTCCGAGCCGATTATCAACGCGGCGATGGCGTCGCTGCAGGCGTTTCTGGCCGCGAACGATAAGAAGATTGGCCGTGACATTGTGCGCTCGGCGCTGTCCGCCTCCCTGCACGTGCAGGGCGTACAGCGCGTGGTGATCACCTCACCGGCAGCCGACCTGCAAATCAGCAGCACCCAGGCCGCACGCAATACCGGCTACACGGTGGACAACGGCGGCACGGATGAGTAA
- a CDS encoding phage tail protein I → MSNSLLPPSAGNWMRYTEAATARLSDITVALRTLWTPDDCPTELLPYLAWALSVDRWDKDWPASRKIAAIQQSYWLHRRKGTRAAVRRVIESMGFSATFAEWFDTGDAPGTFRLEVNVNDVGITPKTLSELNRLIGDAKPVSRHVAQLSLVVRTKGTAYLGAAVAEGNITTIYPPGYMPDGGILYDGTGHYDGNVIYTGKDDVKN, encoded by the coding sequence ATGAGTAACTCCCTGCTGCCACCCTCGGCAGGCAACTGGATGCGCTACACCGAGGCCGCCACCGCCAGGCTGTCGGACATCACCGTTGCGCTGCGTACCCTCTGGACGCCTGACGACTGCCCGACGGAACTGCTGCCCTATCTCGCCTGGGCGCTGTCCGTTGACCGCTGGGATAAAGACTGGCCGGCCTCCCGGAAAATAGCCGCAATCCAGCAGTCCTACTGGCTGCATCGACGCAAAGGCACGCGGGCCGCCGTGCGGCGGGTTATCGAAAGCATGGGGTTTTCGGCCACGTTCGCGGAGTGGTTCGACACCGGCGATGCGCCGGGCACCTTCCGGCTTGAGGTCAACGTTAACGACGTGGGCATAACGCCCAAAACGCTGAGTGAATTAAACCGCCTGATCGGTGATGCAAAGCCGGTCAGCAGGCACGTGGCGCAGCTGTCTCTGGTCGTTCGCACCAAGGGTACGGCGTATCTGGGGGCTGCGGTAGCGGAAGGAAATATCACCACGATTTACCCGCCCGGCTATATGCCAGACGGTGGAATTCTTTACGACGGAACCGGCCATTACGACGGCAATGTGATTTATACGGGGAAAGATGATGTCAAAAATTAA
- a CDS encoding GDSL-type esterase/lipase family protein codes for MMSKINEESQWADEVYLIKRADSVTGGNDGVANRQAKALANRTSFLKVMLEGGIDYNESTFFITPEDPDGTIAGLAATPAGRMFRVAQGAENEDAFAYYLNRSGSAEKVAVSVGKMYMDMRLVPGNYSPALLPLHHDAAGNVPMWLDNSLFDAAGLGPVLQDCVAAIPNLWAQQHLRQFDFSPYYLPLHFDKDGNVPVWLDNAKLDAAGLGPILTAQIKEMVEDDKSTAFITGDLYKFLFKKARIDAGQQLSLNVAFTGDSWTEKNTLPLSLIKALGGVSKNPGWISCSTRADGVMAGITLAVTGFTKYDGDNESSSSAPLYGAGPDGNAYYNVNAVGTLIWSGVKATEIDLFYYDGSGSFTVTVDTGAPVTVTGGGTGKTKKLTLNGLASQAHTVRVQSSGNGVVSIFGMHGTDSGAAPGVTVSRMGNGGAIAKDYLKWSDWIAPVASSLDLDLLFIVIGTNDYRKSMGTAQYRSGIETIISKYRAATPGICICLVSPAQCSATGTPALSAYDEEMRLIAREQNVSYLSGYKTFPKAYDNSQGAWIDTLHLSSLGAYVLTRQIKDNFFKE; via the coding sequence ATGATGTCAAAAATTAACGAAGAAAGTCAGTGGGCAGATGAGGTTTATCTTATCAAGCGTGCTGACAGCGTAACCGGGGGAAATGATGGTGTTGCCAACCGCCAGGCAAAGGCGCTGGCAAACCGTACCTCATTTTTAAAAGTGATGCTTGAGGGTGGCATCGACTACAACGAATCCACGTTTTTCATTACGCCGGAAGACCCGGACGGCACGATTGCCGGGTTGGCAGCTACGCCAGCGGGCAGGATGTTCCGCGTAGCGCAAGGCGCTGAGAACGAAGACGCCTTCGCCTACTACCTGAACCGGAGCGGTAGCGCGGAAAAGGTAGCCGTATCCGTTGGTAAAATGTACATGGACATGCGCCTGGTGCCCGGGAACTATAGCCCGGCACTTTTACCGCTGCACCATGATGCCGCCGGCAACGTGCCAATGTGGCTGGATAACAGCCTGTTTGATGCTGCAGGGCTTGGGCCGGTTCTGCAGGACTGCGTTGCGGCTATTCCCAATCTCTGGGCACAGCAGCACCTGCGTCAGTTCGATTTCAGCCCTTACTACCTGCCCCTGCACTTCGATAAGGATGGTAACGTCCCGGTGTGGCTGGACAACGCGAAGCTGGATGCGGCCGGGCTGGGGCCGATACTGACGGCGCAGATCAAAGAGATGGTGGAGGATGATAAAAGCACCGCCTTCATCACGGGCGATTTGTACAAATTCCTGTTTAAAAAAGCTCGCATCGACGCAGGTCAGCAACTCAGCCTGAACGTGGCGTTTACCGGGGACTCGTGGACGGAAAAAAACACCCTCCCGTTGTCTCTAATCAAGGCGCTGGGTGGCGTCAGCAAAAATCCGGGATGGATTTCCTGTTCAACCCGCGCCGACGGTGTGATGGCCGGGATTACGCTGGCCGTCACTGGCTTCACCAAGTACGACGGCGATAATGAGAGCAGCAGCTCCGCACCGCTTTACGGTGCCGGGCCGGATGGTAACGCCTATTACAACGTCAACGCCGTGGGGACGCTTATATGGTCCGGGGTAAAAGCTACTGAGATTGACCTGTTTTATTACGATGGCAGCGGAAGTTTTACGGTAACGGTCGATACCGGCGCGCCGGTAACGGTGACCGGCGGCGGCACCGGTAAGACAAAAAAACTGACGCTTAACGGGCTGGCATCACAGGCCCACACCGTAAGGGTGCAGAGCAGCGGCAACGGCGTGGTGTCCATCTTTGGCATGCACGGCACCGACAGCGGCGCGGCTCCCGGCGTCACCGTATCCCGTATGGGTAACGGCGGGGCTATCGCCAAAGACTACCTTAAATGGAGCGACTGGATCGCTCCCGTGGCGTCATCACTGGATCTTGACCTGCTGTTTATCGTCATCGGAACCAATGATTACCGGAAAAGCATGGGAACCGCGCAATACAGAAGCGGCATTGAAACCATTATCAGCAAGTACCGCGCCGCAACGCCGGGGATCTGCATCTGCCTGGTGTCCCCTGCGCAGTGCAGCGCCACCGGAACCCCGGCACTGTCCGCTTACGATGAGGAGATGCGCCTGATCGCCCGTGAGCAGAACGTTAGCTATCTGAGCGGGTACAAAACCTTCCCAAAAGCCTACGACAACAGCCAGGGCGCGTGGATCGACACGCTTCACCTAAGCAGCCTCGGCGCTTATGTGCTGACCCGTCAGATTAAAGACAACTTTTTTAAGGAATAA